A window of the Fusarium poae strain DAOMC 252244 chromosome 3, whole genome shotgun sequence genome harbors these coding sequences:
- a CDS encoding hypothetical protein (MEROPS:MER0033242~TransMembrane:2 (i12-36o149-167i)~BUSCO:30902at5125~CAZy:CE10) produces MILGPITLIDCGVFLIFLAPQLIWNAGFFLTLFTALKALPFLLIQLPYEFVTDRYLTHPSRQLAFTQTATVFEDFVIRCVRYAFAHMPAKVGRVFFGKYVALPFARWRMLRHGYIRSPVHYREYHIGQGAIQTKGTWIMHQPEQPPDFVLYYVHGGGFLMGSTYFYLEFLMTWHHLLVEAGFKNPAIFALEYTLVPDRVYPRQVLEVLEGYKHVLQVVKDASKVCVSGDSAGGSLILSMLLELGAQAGSQDKGINSDIRGGLTDLDPPHLPLPRMATLISPWITLMSNLHYDSKSDFLDKRTLWKYAREYAGENMIQQQPASPGNCVDDKLWRAASPERGYFIIFGEEEVFASDVEDFLKRQAKIGVQAEGQKFDGGIHAWPVASLFLSSTEERRLQGLRTAVKEIRRRMFEWGTLNGDKV; encoded by the exons ATGATCCTCGGCCCTATAACCCTCATTGACTGCGGAGTTTTTCTCATATTTCTTGCGCCTCAGCTCATATGGAACGCTGGATTCTTTCTTACTCTGTTCACGGCTCTCAAGGCTTTGCCATTTCTAT TAATACAACTACCCTATGAATTTGTCACCGATCGCTACTTGACTCACCCGAGTCGACAGCTCGCATTTACACAGACAGCTACAGTGTTCGAGGATTTCGTGATACGTTGCGTACGATATGCGTTTGCTCACATGCCCGCCAAAGTCGGGAGGGTCTTCTTTGGCAAATACGTTGCACTGCCATTCGCTCGGTGGCGGATGCTTCGACATGGCTACATTAGATCTCCAGTGCACTATCGAGAGTATCATATAGGACAA GGAGCTATTCAAACCAAAGGTACTTGGATTATGCACCAACCAGAGCAACCTCCGGATTTTGTCCTCTATTATGTCCATG GCGGTGGGTTCCTGATGGGTTCAACTTACTTTTATCTCGAGTTCCTTATGACATGGCATCACCTCCTGGTCGAAGCTGGATTTAAAAACCCGGCCATATTTGCGCTTGAGTACACTTTGGTGCCTGATCGAGTCTACCCAAGACAGGTTCTGGAAGTACTGGAAGGTTACAAGCATGTTCTCCAAGTTGTCAAGGACGCCTCCAAGGTCTGCGTCTCAGGCGACTCAGCCGGTGGCTCATTGATCCTGAGCATGCTGCTCGAATTGGGTGCTCAAGCAGGCAGCCAAGATAAAGGTATCAATTCCGATATCCGAGGTGGCCTTACTGATCTTGACCCACCACATTTACCCTTACCCAGAATGGCGACACTTATCTCGCCATGGATAACCCTCATGTCGAACTTGCACTATGATTCCAAAAGTGACTTTTTGGACAAACGTACTCTGTGGAAGTACGCACGAGAGTATGCAGGTGAAAACATGATTCAACAGCAGCCAGCCTCCCCGGGAAATTGCGTCGACGACAAGCTCTGGAGAGCAGCCAGTCCTGAACGAGGATATTTTATCATCTTTGGGGAAGAAGAGGTCTTTGCCTCAGATGTTGAAGACTTTCTCAAGAGACAGGCCAAAATCGGTGTTCAGGCCGAAGGACAGAAATTTGATGGGGGCATCCACGCGTGGCCAGTAGCCTCGCTGTTCCTTTCGAGCACAGAAGAGAGGCGACTACAAGGGCTTCGAACAGCTGTCAAGGAGATTAGAAGACGAATGTTTGAGTGGGGTACATTGAACGGTGATAAAGTGTAG
- a CDS encoding hypothetical protein (BUSCO:56610at5125), translating into MSADDSYAPKSPDLSSFYSNGPTQEEVHHPQTDSHFRPGYEYKAESPTYTRSASFSSYVPPSPHFNNTSRISTDSTHHHLELDYQERSAQPRTSRPEYQPYPSRHSSIPEHYIYSTPDQRRLSGYSYDSLQQPQARHASLSQVYPEPTTNHNATTYDTPFPPLTAVGDLERTSTFGAAPFDHNMPPRKAAPPAAPAIDPSPVRTKFPTARIKRIMQADEEVGKVAQQTPIAVGKALELFMIQLVTKSADVAKDKGSKRVTASMLKQVVETDEQWDFLREIVSRVENEKEGSRSKAKQESSSDEEIEEPKKRTRGGRKKKAT; encoded by the coding sequence atgTCTGCCGACGACAGTTATGCCCCCAAGTCTCCGGACCTCTCCTCTTTTTACTCAAACGGTCCCACTCAGGAAGAAGTACATCATCCACAAACCGACAGTCACTTTAGGCCCGGATACGAATATAAAGCAGAGTCCCCAACCTACACCAGATctgcttctttttcttcctacGTCCCCCCTTCTCCTCACTTCAACAACACCAGTCGTATCTCAACCGACTCTACGCACCATCATTTGGAGTTAGACTACCAAGAACGTTCTGCGCAACCAAGAACTTCAAGACCGGAATACCAGCCCTACCCATCGCGACACTCTTCTATCCCAGAGCACTACATCTACTCTACACCGGACCAAAGAAGACTTTCCGGCTACAGCTACGATTCACTGCAACAGCCTCAAGCGCGACACGCCTCGCTAAGTCAAGTATACCCAGAGCCAACTACCAACCACAACGCGACCACATACGACACACCCTTCCCACCTCTGACCGCAGTTGGTGATTTGGAACGAACTTCTACGTTTGGCGCTGCACCTTTCGATCACAACATGCCTCCGCGCAAAGCCGCGCCCCCTGCGGCGCCTGCAATCGACCCATCTCCCGTCCGAACCAAATTCCCCACAGCCAGAATCAAGCGAATCATGCAGGCTGACGAGGAAGTTGGCAAAGTTGCGCAGCAAACACCGATTGCCGTGGGCAAAGCTCTCGAGCTTTTCATGATTCAGCTCGTGACGAAGAGCGCCGATGTAGCTAAAGACAAGGGCTCGAAGAGAGTTACTGCATCAATGCTCAAGCAAGTTGTTGAGACAGATGAACAATGGGATTTCTTGCGTGAAATTGTCAGTCGCgttgagaacgagaaggaGGGCAGCAGGTCCAAAGCTAAGCAAGAGAGCTCAAGTGATGAGGAAATTGAGGAACCCAAAAAGAGAACTCGCGGTGGtagaaagaagaaagcgACATAG
- a CDS encoding hypothetical protein (BUSCO:39058at5125), giving the protein MAKATEEPKNSKRNLLDDSDSESEDGGAAIAATDFKVNEDFARRFEHNKKREERQRLEEKFKKTGKQQESDDDESSSSDEEEDEDGFLATEDLDAQISATLQAIRNKDPKVYDKDVTFYQPDDPSATTADKEKKEKPVYLKDYHREKYMRGDIGAEDQDDDGDVPMSYNQEQDALKKSIVAEMHAAAEDDSDDEDGGFMKKKASAKVDSNGVHPSRKAALTITEVDVANADKDPETYLSNFMSARAWVPPDGSNWKAFESDDEDEDDRADEFEQAYNLRFEDPERSNEFLRSYARDVAAAKSVRRKEKTGRKRQRELERERKEAEKKERREEKARLKKLKLDEAQEKLRKIKRTAGNAGKNLTDEEWIQFLDEAWEDDKWEDEMKKRFGDDYYAQQDDAMASDQEDESGKKSKVKKPKWDDDIDIKDIIPDFEDEEEKPKVSLSDLEEDVAAEEDEEDEDEDGRASKKRKTDHKKARKESQKQARQERSKLEALVESKLELSDHTLLKKPTHAPFRYRETSPQSFGMTARDILLAPSDAALNDYAGLKKLATFRDQEKKRKDKKRLGKKARLRQWRRDIFGREFEREGPTYGFERLASADDEGSGKIIQSKGDRQKKQKKDGDKEDNVVGDVGERKKKRKRSKGKKNASAAVTAEE; this is encoded by the coding sequence ATGGCGAAAGCCACAGAAGAACCCAAAAACTCCAAGCGCAACCTCCTCGACGATAGCGACTCCGAATCCGAAGATGGAGGGGCCGCTATCGCTGCGACCGACTTCAAGGTGAACGAAGACTTTGCGCGTCGTTTCGAGCAcaacaagaagagagaggaGAGACAAAGACTGGAAGAGAAATTCAAGAAGACCGGAAAGCAGCAAGaaagtgacgatgatgagtcTTCCTCATcagacgaagaggaagatgaggacgGTTTCCTCGCTACAGAGGATCTCGACGCCCAAATCTCTGCTACTCTCCAAGCCATCCGAAACAAGGACCCCAAAGTCTATGATAAGGATGTCACATTCTATCAGCCTGACGATCCCTCTGCGACGACTGCcgacaaggaaaagaaggaaaagccAGTATACTTGAAGGACTACCACCGAGAAAAGTACATGCGGGGTGATATCGGTGCCGAAGATCAAGATGACGATGGTGACGTTCCCATGTCCTAcaaccaagaacaagacGCTCTCAAGAAGTCCATCGTGGCTGAGATGCACGCCGCCGCCGAAGACGATTctgacgacgaggatggtGGTTTCATGAAGAAAAAGGCATCAGCAAAGGTGGACTCAAACGGAGTTCATCCCTCTCGAAAAGCCGCCCTGACAATCACTGAGGTTGATGTTGCCAACGCCGACAAGGATCCCGAGACTTACTTGTCAAATTTCATGAGCGCGCGCGCCTGGGTTCCTCCGGATGGTTCTAACTGGAAAGCATTTGAGtcagacgacgaagatgaagacgatcgCGCCGATGAGTTCGAACAGGCATACAACTTGCGATTCGAGGATCCAGAACGAAGCAATGAATTCCTTCGATCTTATGCTCGAGATGTTGCCGCTGCCAAGTCGGTCAGGCGAAAGGAGAAGACCGGTCGCAAGCGTCAGCGTGAGCTTGAACGTGAGCGTAAGGAagcggagaagaaggagagacGAGAGGAGAAGGCCCGTCTCAAGAAACTCAAGCTCGACGAAGCCCAGGAGAAGCTGCGCAAGATCAAGCGAACAGCTGGCAACGCAGGCAAGAATCTTACTGATGAGGAGTGGATTCAGTTCCTCGACGAGGCATGGGAGGACGATAAGTGGGAggacgagatgaagaagcgaTTTGGCGACGATTACTATGCTCAGCAAGATGATGCTATGGCATCGGatcaagaggatgagagcGGAAAGAAGTCAAAGGTAAAGAAGCCCAAGTGGGATGACGATATCGACATCAAGGATATTATCCCCGACtttgaggatgaggaagaaaagccAAAGGTTTCTCTAAGCGACCTCGAGGAGGATGTTGCCgctgaagaggatgaagaagacgaagacgaagacggcCGGGCCTCTAAGAAGCGCAAGACAGACCACAAGAAGGCCCGCAAGGAGTCTCAGAAGCAGGCTCGCCAGGAGCGCAGCAAACTCGAGGCTCTCGTTGAGTCTAAACTCGAACTCTCCGACCACACTCTTCTCAAGAAGCCCACCCATGCCCCTTTCCGCTACCGCGAAACTTCTCCCCAGTCATTTGGTATGACCGCTCGGGATATCCTTCTCGCTCCCTCTGACGCCGCTCTCAACGATTACGCTGGCCTCAAGAAGCTCGCCACCTTCCGCGACCAAGAGAAGAAGCGTAAAGATAAGAAGCGTCTTGGAAAGAAGGCTCGTCTACGACAATGGCGCCGCGACATCTTTGGCAGGGAGTTCGAGCGTGAGGGTCCCACTTATGGATTCGAGCGTTTGGCTTCTGCCGATGACGAGGGTAGCGGCAAAATCATTCAGTCCAAGGGTGACAGacagaagaagcaaaagaaggACGGCGACAAGGAGGACAACGTGGTTGGTGATGTGGgtgagagaaagaagaagagaaagaggtccaagggcaagaagaatgcTTCGGCCGCCGTCACAGCGGAAGAGTAA
- the RPS20 gene encoding 40S ribosomal protein S20 (BUSCO:56421at5125): MSHQKNEKEVGDAPKSHRIRITLTSRKVQSLEKVSAELIERARSKGLTIKGPVRLPTKNLKITTRKTPCGEGSKTWDSYELRVHKRLIDLHAPTEVVKSVIVNIEAGVEVEVTIAA, encoded by the exons ATGTCTCAccagaagaacgagaaggaAGTCGGTGATGCTCCC AAGAGCCACCGCATCCGAATTACCTTGACCAGCCGAAAGGTCCAGTCTCTTGAGAAGGTCAGCGCCGAATTGATCGAGCGCGCCCGCAGCAAGGGTCTTACCATCAAGGGACCTGTCCGTCTCCCCACCAAGAACCTCAAGATCACCACCCGAAAGACCCCTTGTGGTGAAGGTTCCAAGACTTGGGACTCTTACGAGCTCCGCGTCCACAAGCGCCTCATCGACCTCCACGCCCCTACCGAGGTTGTCAAGTCCGTCATCGTCAACA TTGAGGCCGGTGTCGAGGTTGAGGTTACCATCGCTGCTTAA
- a CDS encoding hypothetical protein (BUSCO:48771at5125), with protein sequence MADSTNAPKPSSSVKLVLLGEAAVGKSSLVLRFVNNDFQENKEPTIGAAFLTQKCNLPTRTIKFEIWDTAGQERFASLAPMYYRNAQAALVVYDLTKPTSLIKAKHWVAELQRQASPGIVIALVGNKLDLTGDSSSTAGADGEEGDDSGDARKVPTEEAQAYAEEESLLFFETSAKSGHNVTEVFTAIANAIPETSLKSARGAGASNAANRGSEEQRVNLGGPKDAGAKDSCAC encoded by the exons ATGGCCGATTCTACCAACGCCCCCAAGCCAAGCAGTAGTGTCAAGCTGGTGCTTCTTGGTGAAGCTGCTGTCGGAAAG TCGTCTCTCGTTTTGCGCTTCGTTAACAATGACTTCCAAGAAAACAAGGAGCCTACTATTGGTG CTGCCTTCTTGACTCAGAAATGTAATCTCCCAACAAGGACCATCAAGTTTGAGATCTGGGATACTGCTGGTCAAGAACGCTTCGCCTCGCTGGCTCCTATGTATTATCGAAACGCTCAGGCCGCCCTCGTCGTCTACGATCTCACCAAACCCACATCCCTCATCAAAGCCAAGCACTGGGTTGCTGAGCTGCAACGACAGGCCTCTCCCGGTATCGTTATCGCACTGGTCGGTAACAAGCTGGATCTTACAGGCGACTCATCCAGTACCGCAGGTGCCGATGGAGAGGAGGGCGACGACTCTGGCGATGCCCGCAAAGTTCCCACAGAAGAGGCCCAGGCATATGCGGAGGAGGAGAGCTTACTGTTCTTCGAGACCAGTGCCAAGAGCGGACATAATGTTACCGAGGTGTTCACTGCCATCGCAAACGCTATACCCGAGACGTCGTTGAAGAGTGCGAGGGGAGCTGGTGCATCGAATGCTGCCAACCGGGGAAGCGAGGAGCAAAGAGTGAATCTTGGAGGCCCTAAGGACGCCGGCGCCAAGGATAGTTGCGCTTGTTAG
- a CDS encoding hypothetical protein (BUSCO:47092at5125), which yields MGESVPEEAPFPLTDVDKWVLSQTDEEFHKHDWQELKEIIEANNLSVLKRKPSDLRRYMAWTAETKAEYGSMTNYLLVNRLPKEWGNPPFTPASHVPFKDPSDYRVLINDWPYGLDSEIRHIVVWLRTTIPTDPETGDMTPESRALVQSFVKKTFIDALGPDGEDRVLWFKNWVALQSVRALEHVHVLVRNADADILERWTGERPKQST from the exons ATGGGCGAATCTGTTCCAGAAGAAGCGCCTTTCCCGCTGACTGATGTTGATAAATGGGTTCTCTCACAAACGGACGAAGAATTTCACAAGCATGATTGGCAGGAGCTAAAGGAAATTATTG AGGCGAACAATTTATCAGTCTTGAAGCGCAAGCCTTCTGACCTTCGTCGATACATGGCTTGGACTGCCGAAACAAAAGCAGAGTATGGCTCCATGACAAACTACCTGCTCGTCAACCGCCTGCCCAAGGAATGGGGAAACCCGCCTTTCACACCCGCATCTCATGTTCCATTCAAAGACCCTTCAGACTACCGTGTCCTGATTAATGACTGGCCCTATGGCTTGGATTCGGAGATTCGGCATATTGTTGTATGGTTGCGCACAACTATCCCAACAGATCCCGAGACTGGCGATATGACGCCTGAGAGTAGAGCATTGGTTCAGTCTTTTGTAAAAAAGACTTTTATTGATGCTCTTGGCCCGGACGGAGAGGATCGAGTGTTGTGGTTCAAAAATTGGGTGGCTCTTCAGAGCGTGCGTGCTTTAGAGCACGTTCATGTTCTGGTCCGTAATGCAGACGCCGATATCCTGGAGCGATGGACAGGAGAGCGTCCGAAGCAAAGCACTTAG
- a CDS encoding hypothetical protein (TransMembrane:4 (i20-37o43-60i90-108o114-133i)~BUSCO:56684at5125) — MAQKAKKDRAKSNAVALNNLHVGSLVVNALFLLAHFLFRSRSLWLYVLFSVPALICEYVLEFSGRPKYDPTTKALRTAGEDLSSPGLTEYMFDVIWVTWASVILVIFFGNKAWFIWLVLPAYGLYLGSGLLGMGKQKMAEFQGAGDAGAGAAPPGNRRARRAA; from the coding sequence ATGGCTCAGAAAGCAAAGAAAGATCGCGCCAAATCTAACGCCGTGGCGCTGAACAACCTCCACGTCGGCTCTCTTGTCGTCAACGCcctctttcttcttgctcATTTTCTATTTCGCTCTCGATCTCTCTGGTTATACGTCCTCTTTTCTGTACCAGCACTCATCTGCGAGTATGTTCTCGAGTTTTCTGGCCGACCCAAGTACGACCCGACAACCAAGGCGCTGCGCACCGCTGGTGAAGATCTGTCCTCTCCTGGTTTGACTGAGTATATGTTTGACGTTATCTGGGTCACCTGGGCCTCGGTGATtctcgtcatcttcttcggAAACAAAGCTTGGTTCATATGGCTTGTTCTCCCTGCTTACGGCCTGTACCTCGGAAGTGGACTGCTCGGTATGGGAAAACAGAAGATGGCTGAGTTTCAAGGAGCTGGCGATGCTGGCGCAGGTGCAGCTCCCCCTGGCAATCGAAGGGCGCGCCGTGCTGCTTAA
- a CDS encoding hypothetical protein (BUSCO:4538at5125) — MSWDLLQRFLESDVFNSNPFLPVSYLSRYADHVGIHYVLCQKLRQFPYEDIEFFLPQLCHLIISVHNESMALEEFLMDLCEESVTAALLTFWLLQTYLHDLSSNPSSDSFQTCRRVYNKVQHIVFGLADTARHEKITENVLPVTVLSSFVLASVALPMFPQWAGPLAVAQARKPQPITNDTQEPKENTKPSRARTVTAGNSRSRRARENTRTFSAPDPKGSRDSSPKPAHSPQPPPAIIPPQRSRTPANTTRPSALELRSLEGAKLSTSSLPLPSARPPTRPTTPVSAGPTQHPIDNPNRRHSHHAKAILAVNDLSPVQKTRLLRQHYFRSQTQFLTALEGISNRLVLVPKPARMSALRAELALISQDLPAEVDIPVICPPTLVNGSPGKSRHHRIVRVNPAEATVLNSAEKVPYLIMVEVLRDDFSFDPDAPENHRLLNTLLGGTSRAKRIFDLSDSPRLSPTVKAPEPALDSVFEPASGDLGSSPLLKGIDESPVRASTQPAQSQNAQRLPSGVTPSTSTLDLTTPRSSGTGTSRSNSPGPISRRMTLPIQRSAPADQPDFSALATHMRTASQMLAQLEATSGKRPKQEVAAIRAKIIASMQSLEEKSFDVDEQGPTFDTIIAKASTTPIPVNNPDLEEDAQIDPNLNASAGRERMENDIKTGGVQRRGDRDDPSAAVFGEAWEAKKERIRKSSPYGWMKNWDLVSVIVKTGADLRQEAFACQLIDVCHKIWVDAGTDVWVKRMRILVTGESSGLIETITSGVSLHSLKRSLTLASVESGQNPRNRIATLRDHFLKAFGKPDSKDFRAGVDAFKKSLAAYSIISYVLQLKDRHNGNVLVDSEGHIIHIDFGFMLSNSPGSVGFEAAPFKLTHEYVDVLGGPMSSDFEDYKRLCKQAFQALRRSADNIIDLVTMMGHDSSMPCFAVGIAQVTNTLRQRFQLHLSADEAENFVDDLVAKSFGSYYTRLYDTFQYRTQGIY; from the exons ATGTCGTGGGACCTGCTTCAGAGGTTCCTTGAGTCCGACGTCTTCAACTCCAACCCCTTTCTCCCCGTCTCCTACCTCTC CCGCTACGCCGACCACGTGGGAATTCACTATGTTCTCTGCCAGAAGCTGCGCCAGTTTCCCTACGAGGACATCGAGTTCTTCTTACCACAGCTATGCCACCTTATAATCAGCGTTCACAATGAGTCAATGGCATTAGAGGAGTTTTTGATGGACTTGTGCGAGGAATCCGTCACAGCTGCGCTGCTG ACTTTCTGGTTGTTGCAGACATATCTCCACGATTTATCGTCCAATCCGTCATCTGACTCGTTTCAAACATGTCGTCGCGTATATAACAAGGTTCAGCATATTGTCTTTGGGCTCGCCGATACTGCTCGGCATGAGAAGATAACCGAGAATGTTCTTCCTGTCACGGTTCTCTCTAGCTTCGTGCTTGCCAGTGTTGCGCTGCCAATGTTTCCGCAGTGGGCTGGCCCTCTCGCAGTTGCCCAGGCCCGCAAGCCACAGCCTATCACTAATGATACACAAGAACCCAAGGAGAACACCAAGCCCTCGAGGGCACGTACGGTTACAGCAGGGAATTCACGCTCGAGACGCGCTCGAGAGAACACTCGTACCTTCAGTGCGCCAGACCCCAAAGGATCCAGGGACTCTTCTCCCAAGCCTGCCCATAGTCCTCAACCGCCGCCAGCGATCATCCCACCTCAAAGATCGAGGACGCCGGCTAACACGACTCGACCGTCTGCTCTTGAGTTGAGATCGTTGGAAGGAGCCAAGCTTAGCACATCCTCTCTCCCACTTCCGTCTGCCCGGCCTCCGACGAGACCGACGACGCCAGTTTCAGCAGGTCCTACGCAACATCCGATCGACAATCCCAACAGGAGGCACTCGCATCATGCCAAGGCGATTCTTGCTGTAAATGACTTGTCTCCCGTTCAAAAGACGAGGCTTCTGAGGCAGCATTATTTCAGGTCGCAAACACAATTCTtgacagccttggagggTATCTCGAATCGATTAGTGCTGGTTCCTAAGCCTGCTCGAATGAGTGCTCTTCGCGCAGAGTTGGCTTTGATATCGCAGGATTTGCCAGCCGAGGTTGATATTCCGGTCATCTGCCCTCCAACCTTGGTTAATGGATCACCTGGAAAGAGCCGTCACCATCGAATCGTACGCGTGAACCCCGCAGAGGCAACAGTGCTTAATAGTGCTGAAAAGGTTCCCTATCTGATCATGGTGGAGGTTTTGAGGGACGATTTCTCCTTTGACCCCGATGCGCCTGAGAATCATCGGCTTCTGAACACACTCCTTGGAGGCACATCTCGAGCGAAGCGAATATTTGATCTCTCTGACTCGCCTCGCCTCTCGCCTACAGTCAAAGCTCCCGAGCCCGCACTAGATAGTGTTTTTGAGCCTGCTTCCGGCGACTTGGGAAGCTCACCACTGCTCAAAGGTATTGACGAGTCACCAGTCAGGGCTTCTACGCAGCCTGCACAGAGTCAGAATGCCCAGCGTCTCCCCAGCGGGGTGACACCATCCACCTCGACCTTGGATTTGACGACGCCACGATCATCCGGCACAGGAACATCCCGATCCAACAGCCCGGGACCTATTTCGCGAAGGATGACTCTGCCAATACAGCGAAGCGCGCCAGCTGACCAGCCCGATTTCTCTGCCCTAGCTACACACATGCGAACGGCCTCTCAAATGCTTGCACAACTCGAGGCTACTAGCGGGAAGCGCCCTAAACAGGAGGTAGCTGCTATTAGAGCTAAGATCATCGCTAGTATGCAGAGTCTTGAGGAAAAGAGCTTCGACGTCGATGAACAGGGTCCAACCTTTGACACTATCATCGCCAAAGCCAGCACAACCCCGATCCCTGTAAACAATCCTGATCTGGAGGAAGACGCTCAAATCGACCCCAACCTCAATGCCAGTGCGGGCCGTGAACGAATGGAAAACGATATCAAGACTGGTGGTGTGCAACGTCGTGGTGATCGCGACGACCCTAGTGCGGCCGTCTTTGGTGAAGCTTGGGAGGCTAAGAAGGAACGAATTCGCAAATCCTCACCTTATGGTTGGATGAAAAACTGGGATTTAGTGAGTGTTATTGTCAAGACAGGAGCGGATCTTCGACAAGAAGCGTTCGCTTGCCAGCTTATCGACGTATGCCACAAGATCTGGGTTGATGCTGGGACCGATGTCTGGGTGAAGCGCATGCGAATACTGGTTACAGGCGAGTCATCAGGTCTCATCGAAACCATTACGAGCGGCGTGTCTCTCCACTCTCTAAAGCGAAGTcttactctcgcttccgtcGAGTCTGGCCAGAATCCTCGCAATCGTATCGCGACCTTGAGAGATCACTTCCTGAAAGCTTTTGGCAAACCGGACAGCAAAGATTTCCGTGCCGGAGTTGATGCATTCAAGAAGTCTTTGGCGGCATACAGCATAATCTCCTACGTGTTGCAGCTCAAGGACCGGCACAACGGTAATGTCTTGGTAGACAGCGAGGGCCACATTATTCATATTGACTTTGGCTTCATGCTTTCCAACTCGCCTGGCTCTGTAGGCTTTGAAGCTGCTCCGTTCAAACTCACGCATGAATATGTCGATGTTTTGGGTGGACCCATGTCTTCCGATTTTGAAGATTACAAGAGACTTTGCAAGCAAGCTTTCCAAG CTTTACGTCGCTCGGCAGATAACATCATTGACTTGGTAACAATGATGGGGCATGACTCTAGCATGCCTTGTTTCGCGGTCGGTATTGCTCAGGTTACAAACACTCTCCGGCAGAGATTCCAACTCCATCTGAGCGCGGACGAAGCAGAGAATTTTGTAGATGATCTCGTCGCGAAGTCGTTCGGTAGCTACTACACTCGACT TTATGACACTTTCCAATATCGCACTCAAGGTATATACTAG